In Streptomyces asoensis, a single genomic region encodes these proteins:
- the secD gene encoding protein translocase subunit SecD, which yields MAAPKKGRSASAQSKPGRSLALILIAIVGLTAGMFASGHTTPRLGIDLAGGTSITLKAKSDQGSAINKANMNTAVDIMNRRVNGLGVSEAEVQTQGNDNIIVNIPKGTNSEKARQQVGTTAKLYFRPVLAQEATGSAVTASPSASASGSSSASPSPSASASGTGEKATSSSSPSASATSQGRAVTDALKADSTPSASASTKAGSSASPSASASGGAAVSEGDAALQAKYAALDCSKESVRNTAGDGVKPGDATVACGEIDKVWYKYLLGPAAVDGTEVDKAQAVFDTQGAAGWQVTMTFTKQGGKKFADITGKLAQNQQPQNEFGIVLDGNVVSSPYVSSSITGGQAQISGSFTQTEAQGLANMLSYGALPLSFEEQSVTTVTAALGGDQLHAGLLAGAIGLALVVIYLVAYYRGLALIALASLLVSAALTYVLMALLGPAIGFALNLPAVCGAIVAIGITADSFIVYFERVRDEIREGRTLRPAVERAWPRARRTILVSDFVSFLAAAVLFVVTVGKVQGFAFTLGLTTVLDVVVVFFFTKPLMTLIARRKFFANGHKWSGLDPKSLGAQPPLRRTRRPGGPAAGPVETKEA from the coding sequence TGGGGCTCACCGCAGGCATGTTCGCCTCCGGTCACACCACCCCGCGTCTGGGCATCGACCTTGCCGGCGGCACCAGCATCACGCTGAAGGCGAAGTCGGACCAGGGGTCCGCGATCAACAAGGCCAACATGAACACCGCGGTCGACATCATGAACCGCCGTGTCAACGGGCTGGGCGTCTCCGAGGCGGAGGTGCAGACCCAGGGCAACGACAACATCATTGTCAACATCCCCAAGGGCACCAACTCCGAGAAGGCCCGGCAGCAGGTCGGCACCACCGCGAAGCTGTACTTCCGTCCGGTCCTGGCCCAGGAGGCCACCGGCTCCGCCGTCACCGCCTCGCCCAGCGCGTCCGCGAGCGGCTCGTCCAGCGCCTCCCCGAGCCCCTCGGCGAGCGCGTCCGGCACCGGTGAGAAGGCGACCTCCTCGTCCTCCCCGTCGGCCTCCGCCACCTCGCAGGGTCGCGCGGTCACCGACGCCCTGAAGGCCGACTCCACCCCGTCGGCCTCCGCGAGCACCAAGGCGGGCTCCTCCGCCAGCCCGTCGGCCTCCGCGAGCGGCGGCGCCGCCGTCTCCGAGGGCGACGCGGCCCTCCAGGCCAAGTACGCGGCCCTCGACTGCTCCAAGGAGTCGGTCCGCAACACGGCCGGCGACGGCGTCAAGCCCGGCGACGCCACCGTGGCCTGCGGCGAGATCGACAAGGTCTGGTACAAGTACCTGCTCGGCCCGGCCGCCGTCGACGGCACCGAGGTCGACAAGGCCCAGGCGGTCTTCGACACCCAGGGCGCCGCGGGCTGGCAGGTCACGATGACCTTCACCAAGCAGGGCGGCAAGAAGTTCGCTGACATCACCGGCAAGCTCGCCCAGAACCAGCAGCCGCAGAACGAGTTCGGCATCGTGCTCGACGGCAACGTCGTCTCCAGCCCGTACGTGAGCTCCTCCATCACCGGCGGCCAGGCCCAGATCTCCGGCAGCTTCACGCAGACCGAGGCCCAGGGCCTCGCCAACATGCTGTCCTACGGTGCGCTCCCGCTCTCCTTCGAGGAGCAGAGCGTGACCACGGTGACGGCCGCGCTCGGCGGCGACCAGCTGCACGCCGGTCTGCTGGCCGGCGCCATCGGCCTCGCCCTCGTCGTGATCTACCTGGTCGCCTACTACCGGGGCCTGGCGCTCATCGCGCTCGCGTCCCTGCTGGTCTCCGCGGCCCTCACCTACGTGCTGATGGCCCTGCTCGGCCCGGCCATCGGCTTCGCGCTGAATCTGCCCGCCGTCTGCGGCGCCATCGTCGCCATCGGTATCACCGCGGACTCGTTCATCGTGTACTTCGAACGGGTCCGTGACGAGATCCGCGAGGGCCGTACCCTGCGTCCCGCCGTCGAGCGGGCCTGGCCGCGCGCCCGTCGCACCATCCTGGTCTCCGACTTCGTGTCGTTCCTCGCCGCCGCGGTGCTCTTCGTCGTCACGGTCGGCAAGGTCCAGGGCTTCGCGTTCACCCTCGGCCTGACCACCGTCCTCGACGTGGTCGTGGTCTTCTTCTTCACCAAGCCGCTGATGACGCTCATCGCTCGGCGGAAGTTCTTCGCGAACGGCCACAAGTGGTCCGGCCTCGACCCGAAGAGCCTGGGTGCCCAGCCGCCGCTGCGCCGCACCCGCCGTCCCGGTGGTCCCGCCGCCGGCCCCGTCGAGACGAAGGAGGCATGA